In the genome of Acidobacteriota bacterium, one region contains:
- a CDS encoding MBL fold metallo-hydrolase has protein sequence MSEDSLYEIVMAAAADAPLPPPKAPRPSASVIPWRRIRDRIQVYWVRRTNALAFMGGWYAFPGGGLSRKDLPVPVAGSPQAVPEPFAATVFLDDGHHETPPDLVPGLTACVLRELFEETGLLLTTEPMPETVLARLSQERQQLLGKQRPFAELLNDLGVELSADRLTFAGRWLTPPLAPMRFDNRFFLLEWPESERLQPEIFPGELDAGEWIDPAEAHARWSEGDVVTAPPILHALKVLADAGPVDGLARLQQPDEASLGPFRRIEFRPGVILLPLETATLPPANRTNAILLGTRERVLIDPGSSLPAEQEKLEAAIAALPPGTVTAIWLTHHHPDHIGGVERARQALKVPVLAHRLTAERLAERDIRVDGFLEDGEVRVLNGEPPFPVRIFHTPGHARGHLCFLEENRRSLIGGDLVAGFGTIVIDPPEGDMDDYLHSLERMADLAPGTLFPAHGPPLRDATGSFRHYIEHRLWREAKVLAAWRDGLREPAAIRPQVYEDTPKPAWPLAERQIKAHLQRLDRAGRLAG, from the coding sequence ATGAGTGAAGACAGTCTCTACGAAATCGTCATGGCCGCGGCGGCCGATGCTCCCCTACCGCCGCCCAAGGCGCCGCGTCCGTCGGCCTCGGTCATTCCCTGGCGCAGGATCAGGGACCGAATCCAGGTGTATTGGGTGCGCCGAACCAATGCGCTGGCCTTCATGGGCGGCTGGTACGCCTTCCCCGGAGGCGGTCTGTCCCGCAAGGACCTTCCGGTACCCGTCGCCGGCTCCCCGCAGGCGGTTCCGGAGCCTTTCGCAGCGACCGTTTTCCTGGACGACGGCCATCACGAGACGCCGCCGGACCTGGTGCCGGGACTCACCGCCTGCGTGCTGCGCGAGCTGTTCGAGGAAACCGGCCTCTTGCTCACCACGGAACCGATGCCGGAGACGGTGCTCGCCCGACTGTCGCAGGAGCGCCAGCAACTTCTCGGCAAGCAACGTCCCTTCGCCGAGCTGCTGAACGACCTGGGCGTTGAGCTGTCCGCCGACCGGCTCACCTTCGCCGGTCGCTGGCTGACGCCGCCGCTCGCTCCGATGCGTTTCGACAACCGCTTTTTCCTGCTCGAATGGCCGGAATCGGAACGCCTGCAGCCGGAGATCTTCCCCGGCGAACTCGACGCCGGCGAGTGGATCGACCCGGCGGAAGCCCACGCCCGCTGGAGCGAGGGAGACGTGGTGACGGCGCCGCCCATCCTCCATGCCCTCAAGGTGCTGGCCGATGCCGGACCCGTCGACGGCCTGGCCCGCCTCCAGCAGCCGGACGAAGCGAGCCTCGGCCCCTTCCGGCGCATTGAGTTTCGGCCGGGGGTGATCCTGCTGCCGCTGGAAACGGCTACCCTGCCGCCGGCCAATCGCACCAACGCCATTCTCCTCGGCACCCGGGAGCGGGTGCTGATCGATCCGGGCTCGTCGCTTCCGGCGGAGCAAGAGAAGCTCGAAGCGGCCATCGCCGCCCTGCCGCCGGGCACCGTCACCGCCATCTGGCTCACCCACCATCACCCGGACCATATCGGCGGGGTGGAGCGAGCGAGACAGGCCTTGAAGGTGCCGGTCCTCGCCCACCGCCTCACCGCGGAACGGCTCGCCGAACGCGACATCCGAGTCGACGGCTTCTTGGAGGACGGCGAGGTGCGGGTGCTGAACGGTGAGCCCCCCTTTCCGGTGCGCATCTTCCACACGCCGGGGCACGCCCGCGGGCACCTGTGTTTTCTGGAAGAAAACCGCCGCTCCCTGATCGGCGGCGATCTGGTGGCGGGCTTCGGCACCATTGTCATCGACCCGCCGGAAGGCGACATGGACGACTACCTCCACTCCCTCGAACGGATGGCAGACCTTGCCCCGGGCACCCTCTTCCCGGCCCATGGTCCGCCGTTGCGGGACGCCACCGGCAGCTTCCGCCACTACATCGAGCACCGCCTGTGGCGCGAGGCCAAGGTGCTCGCCGCCTGGCGCGACGGCCTGCGCGAGCCGGCGGCGATCCGGCCGCAGGTGTACGAAGACACCCCCAAGCCGGCCTGGCCGCTGGCCGAGCGTCAGATCAAGGCGCACTTACAGCGGCTGGATCGGGCCGGTCGATTGGCAGGCTAG
- a CDS encoding BlaI/MecI/CopY family transcriptional regulator, with translation MSDEIYDRLSRRERQIMDILFEQKEATAEEVRSRLPDPPSYSAARAMLAKLEEKGYIRHSERNLRYVYRPAVSRRKVQASAASRLLRVFFDRSLADAVRGLLDTSSDRLSDRELDQVAEMIEQERQRRRNEK, from the coding sequence ATGAGTGACGAAATCTACGACCGTTTGAGCCGCAGGGAACGACAGATCATGGACATTCTGTTCGAGCAGAAGGAGGCCACGGCGGAGGAGGTCCGCTCGCGGCTGCCCGATCCGCCGAGCTACTCCGCCGCCCGGGCGATGCTCGCCAAACTGGAAGAGAAGGGCTACATCCGGCACAGCGAGCGCAACCTTCGCTATGTCTATCGGCCCGCCGTATCGCGCCGGAAGGTACAAGCTTCGGCCGCTTCTCGACTGCTGCGAGTCTTCTTCGACCGCTCCTTGGCGGACGCCGTACGGGGCCTTCTCGACACCTCCTCGGACCGTCTTTCGGACCGTGAGCTCGACCAGGTTGCCGAGATGATCGAACAAGAACGCCAACGCCGGAGGAACGAAAAATGA